In a single window of the Ignavibacteria bacterium genome:
- a CDS encoding O-antigen ligase family protein, whose product MKYILNNSFSLFIVLPIIFVTIILVDDFHSKYTLITFVVITSIIFFFLTFEFTKNIDVFVFTLIFVFTLYAMTVLPGWGVLNKNSVFVVAVLYVIWGIHKFNLDFASKKIVINSVWKIIFILQIISLIISICLFNLKDFFYTYGLPKIIAYLGSAIFFGYYLPKIIEKKVELKYLIIKGIIIAGIVSSIGGIITIFLNVNPYYSYPNSSISFFAHVNLPSFLYTFSIPCVLYLIYFEKNNLNYFSRPILNLALILMVINMLFTFNRSGIISMFVGITFMTIFYSRKLLIGMILVIIPLSSFLLTFLITKGAGTILARLQLYTVSFEMMRSSFWGFLFGFGVESNFLLFQKIKTSNMIFDSHNYPHNGYIFFILQFGIVPLIFTLLSFVILFSKSVKLLFQKNSNKEIILYFSIILSVVIYSFFEDFFLFPENFMYHLTWFFLGMLYINIKNQRRINNQ is encoded by the coding sequence GTGAAGTATATACTGAATAATTCATTTTCACTATTTATTGTTTTACCAATAATTTTTGTTACAATAATATTAGTTGATGATTTCCATTCTAAATATACATTAATCACTTTTGTAGTGATCACTTCAATTATATTTTTCTTTCTAACCTTTGAATTTACAAAAAATATTGATGTATTTGTATTTACGCTAATATTTGTCTTTACTCTATACGCAATGACAGTTTTGCCTGGATGGGGCGTATTGAACAAAAATAGCGTGTTTGTAGTAGCTGTATTGTATGTAATTTGGGGTATACATAAATTTAATTTAGATTTTGCTTCCAAAAAAATTGTTATTAATAGTGTTTGGAAGATAATTTTTATTCTACAAATAATCTCTCTTATTATTTCAATTTGTCTATTTAACTTAAAAGATTTCTTTTATACTTACGGTTTACCAAAAATTATTGCTTACTTAGGGTCAGCAATATTCTTTGGTTACTATCTTCCTAAAATTATTGAAAAAAAAGTTGAACTGAAGTATTTAATTATAAAAGGTATTATAATAGCAGGCATTGTATCTTCTATTGGAGGAATAATAACGATTTTCTTAAATGTTAACCCATATTATAGTTATCCAAATAGTTCAATTTCATTTTTTGCACATGTTAATTTACCGAGTTTTCTATATACATTTTCTATCCCTTGTGTATTGTATTTAATATATTTTGAAAAAAATAATTTAAATTATTTTTCTAGGCCAATTTTAAATTTAGCTTTGATTTTAATGGTAATTAATATGTTGTTTACATTTAATAGGTCCGGAATAATTTCTATGTTTGTAGGTATTACATTTATGACAATTTTTTATTCCCGGAAATTATTAATTGGAATGATATTGGTAATCATACCCCTATCATCGTTTTTGCTGACATTTCTTATAACAAAAGGTGCAGGAACTATACTTGCGAGATTACAGCTTTATACTGTATCATTTGAAATGATGAGAAGTTCATTCTGGGGCTTTCTTTTCGGATTTGGCGTAGAGTCTAATTTTCTTTTATTCCAAAAAATTAAAACATCAAATATGATATTTGATAGCCATAATTATCCTCATAATGGTTATATATTTTTTATTCTTCAGTTTGGAATAGTACCTCTAATCTTCACATTACTCTCTTTTGTTATCCTTTTTAGTAAAAGTGTAAAATTACTTTTTCAGAAAAACAGTAATAAAGAAATAATTCTATATTTCTCGATAATTTTATCTGTGGTAATCTATTCATTTTTTGAAGATTTCTTTTTGTTTCCCGAAAATTTTATGTATCATTTAACTTGGTTTTTTTTGGGGATGCTGTATATTAACATCAAAAATCAACGTAGAATCAATAACCAATAA
- a CDS encoding glycosyltransferase → MKKYNIESLIILPKKGPVEDVLKSLNFNYRIIPFKLWLNNNSGLVSKFKRILWNIIIMIPYAFILKKYKFDLIYTNTSTVSFGAFIAKLLKLPHLWHFREFGFEDHGYIYDLGNVISKKLTNYLSTLCLVNSNAVLNKYKNFINTDKLFLLYEAYYDNNIYNITADFKPSFSSKLNCIIIGTIHRGKQQLDAIKAVDVCRKHGIDVSLTILGSGDPIYKNEIIDYINQNKLNSYITFIDNIENPKKILPFYDILLMCSKNEAFGLVTLEALECGVPVIGTKSGGTVELINDNINGLLYNPGDFVDLAGKISYLYHNPEKRIEMGKNGKDNINIKFSPARYIDQCNKYILMAIDKFNST, encoded by the coding sequence TTGAAGAAATACAATATAGAGTCATTAATAATATTACCTAAAAAAGGCCCGGTAGAAGATGTCTTAAAATCACTTAATTTCAATTATCGAATTATACCCTTTAAATTATGGTTAAATAATAATTCAGGATTAGTATCTAAATTTAAAAGAATATTATGGAATATCATAATAATGATACCATATGCTTTTATACTTAAAAAATATAAATTTGACCTTATTTACACAAATACAAGTACTGTCTCTTTTGGTGCTTTTATTGCAAAATTATTAAAATTGCCACATTTATGGCATTTCAGGGAATTTGGCTTTGAAGATCATGGTTATATATATGACCTTGGGAATGTAATTTCTAAAAAATTAACAAATTATTTATCAACTCTATGCCTGGTTAATTCTAATGCAGTTTTGAATAAATATAAAAATTTTATAAATACAGATAAATTATTTTTGCTATACGAAGCATACTATGATAATAATATTTATAATATAACAGCTGATTTTAAACCATCATTTTCATCCAAATTAAATTGCATTATAATAGGTACAATACATAGAGGAAAACAGCAACTTGATGCAATAAAAGCTGTAGATGTTTGCAGAAAACATGGAATAGATGTTTCTCTTACAATACTTGGAAGCGGGGATCCTATTTATAAAAATGAAATTATTGATTACATCAATCAAAATAAATTAAATTCCTATATAACATTTATTGATAATATTGAAAATCCTAAAAAAATATTACCATTTTATGATATTTTATTAATGTGTTCAAAAAATGAAGCATTTGGTTTGGTAACTTTAGAAGCATTGGAATGCGGCGTTCCAGTAATCGGGACTAAAAGTGGTGGCACAGTGGAATTAATAAATGATAATATTAATGGTTTATTATATAATCCAGGGGATTTTGTTGATTTAGCAGGAAAAATTTCATACTTATATCATAATCCTGAGAAAAGAATTGAAATGGGCAAAAATGGTAAAGATAATATTAATATTAAATTTTCACCTGCCAGATATATTGATCAATGTAATAAATATATTTTAATGGCAATAGATAAATTCAATTCCACATAA
- a CDS encoding FkbM family methyltransferase, producing the protein MKKMFKRIIGTALRKVGYKITKVENGFSINSNLEWFKDYKFNTILDIGANEGQFAVFANSLFQDAKIYSFEPIIKCYKVLTEINKKIPLIVPMNYALGNTNEEIEINVNQFSPSSSILKMEKKHIENFPFTAKSTKEKILIKKLDDILNEIDYNDKILVKIDVQGFEKEVILGGFDFLSNKVDLVIIETSIVKLYESEPEFEEIFSLFMKMNYKFKGVMNQLYSPVNGEILQADLIFKREH; encoded by the coding sequence ATGAAAAAAATGTTTAAAAGAATAATTGGCACAGCTTTAAGAAAAGTTGGATACAAGATTACTAAGGTTGAAAATGGATTTTCTATAAATTCAAATCTTGAATGGTTTAAGGATTATAAATTTAATACTATACTTGATATAGGCGCGAATGAAGGTCAATTTGCCGTATTTGCAAATTCGTTGTTTCAGGATGCTAAGATTTATTCGTTTGAGCCGATTATTAAATGTTATAAAGTATTAACTGAAATAAATAAAAAAATACCGTTGATCGTTCCTATGAATTATGCTTTAGGTAATACGAATGAAGAAATTGAAATAAATGTTAATCAATTTTCCCCATCTTCATCTATACTGAAAATGGAAAAAAAACATATTGAAAATTTTCCGTTTACAGCAAAGAGCACAAAAGAAAAAATTCTAATTAAGAAGCTGGATGATATATTAAATGAGATTGATTATAATGACAAAATATTAGTAAAAATTGATGTTCAGGGTTTTGAAAAAGAAGTTATACTGGGTGGATTTGATTTTTTGTCAAACAAGGTTGATCTAGTCATAATCGAGACATCAATTGTGAAATTATATGAATCTGAACCGGAGTTTGAAGAAATATTTTCATTATTTATGAAAATGAATTATAAGTTTAAAGGTGTAATGAATCAGTTATATAGTCCTGTAAATGGGGAAATTCTTCAGGCTGATTTAATTTTCAAGAGAGAGCATTAG
- a CDS encoding SLBB domain-containing protein, which produces MTIKLNLFLAFVFTVVIMNVFSQSGLNDKDPTSKSNPLKQLDLNMNTNKMDLQNFDILKQIEPSANTSTIYNDQLLEGAIDAGKYIIGPNDIFSLGIWGVVNTPLPLAVSPEGSLIIPSVGEVAVSGLTLAEAKSRVITAVKKRFISAEITLTLVSPRRFLVTVTGVGQGTYPTSAIMRASSLIAFIFSDSLSLMKSGTTPGERYNFSFRNIKLKRKNGEIQRIDLYEYFATQNERYNPFLREGDVITLQKYDWEGKFVAVQGAVQFPGIFEYIPGDDLETAMQLVRGVASVANLDSITVSRMDPTATKMEKIYLNFEKDKNFKLEPNDRVYVNAHAEVRRDFRVLVLGEVVRPGNYPITLNTTRLSDIINEAGGLLPNSYLPNSEVYRKIDTFFIQTKNRDTLENVYTRRLNDIVSNKEEKESFDQDLLYKIGRVNVDFVKLEKGDNSQDIILKHGDIVYIADNKKDVYVYGQVNRPGFVPYKEGADAQYYIDAAGGYGERADEDEIRVIKFKTREWLEPEEATIQSSDFVYVPRIIKRDFAYDIDLISKVAGVIVSVITLTLLVIQSQK; this is translated from the coding sequence ATGACAATTAAACTAAATTTATTTTTGGCATTTGTTTTCACGGTAGTGATAATGAATGTGTTTTCACAAAGCGGTTTGAATGATAAGGATCCTACTTCCAAAAGTAATCCGCTAAAACAGCTTGACCTTAATATGAATACCAATAAAATGGATCTTCAGAATTTTGATATCCTTAAACAGATCGAGCCATCTGCTAACACAAGTACTATTTATAATGATCAATTGCTGGAAGGAGCGATTGATGCCGGCAAATATATCATAGGTCCAAATGATATATTTTCTTTAGGTATATGGGGTGTAGTGAATACTCCTTTACCACTGGCAGTAAGCCCTGAAGGCTCATTGATAATACCATCTGTTGGCGAAGTTGCTGTTTCAGGACTGACATTAGCAGAAGCTAAAAGCAGGGTAATAACAGCAGTAAAAAAACGCTTCATATCGGCTGAAATTACTTTAACTCTTGTATCACCTCGAAGGTTTCTGGTAACAGTAACTGGTGTTGGACAGGGTACATACCCGACATCTGCAATTATGAGAGCCAGTTCTTTAATTGCATTTATTTTCAGTGATAGTTTATCTTTAATGAAATCCGGAACTACACCCGGTGAAAGATATAATTTCAGCTTCAGAAATATTAAGCTTAAACGAAAAAACGGTGAAATACAGAGAATTGATCTGTATGAATATTTCGCAACCCAGAATGAGCGGTATAATCCGTTTTTAAGGGAAGGGGATGTGATCACTCTTCAAAAATACGATTGGGAAGGAAAGTTTGTAGCGGTTCAGGGGGCGGTTCAGTTCCCCGGTATTTTTGAGTATATCCCGGGTGATGACCTTGAAACAGCAATGCAATTGGTAAGAGGAGTAGCTTCTGTAGCAAATTTAGATAGTATCACTGTTTCAAGGATGGATCCAACTGCTACGAAAATGGAAAAGATCTATCTGAATTTTGAAAAGGATAAAAATTTTAAATTAGAGCCAAATGACAGAGTGTATGTGAATGCTCATGCAGAAGTAAGGCGTGATTTTAGAGTATTAGTACTTGGTGAAGTTGTAAGACCCGGCAATTATCCAATAACGTTGAATACGACCAGGCTCTCTGATATTATCAATGAGGCTGGCGGATTACTGCCTAATTCTTATTTGCCGAATTCCGAAGTTTATAGAAAAATTGATACTTTCTTTATCCAAACAAAGAACAGGGATACGCTTGAAAATGTATATACCCGGAGATTAAATGATATTGTATCCAATAAAGAAGAAAAGGAAAGCTTTGACCAGGACCTTCTATATAAAATCGGCAGAGTAAATGTGGACTTCGTTAAGCTTGAAAAAGGAGATAATTCTCAGGATATTATATTAAAACATGGTGATATTGTATATATAGCTGATAATAAAAAAGATGTTTATGTATATGGTCAGGTCAACAGGCCCGGATTTGTTCCATACAAGGAAGGGGCTGATGCCCAGTATTACATTGATGCAGCAGGAGGATATGGAGAACGAGCTGATGAAGATGAGATCCGGGTCATAAAATTTAAGACCAGGGAGTGGCTGGAACCTGAAGAAGCCACAATTCAATCCAGTGATTTTGTATATGTTCCCAGAATAATTAAACGGGATTTTGCTTATGATATAGATCTTATATCAAAAGTTGCAGGAGTAATTGTAAGCGTTATTACATTAACATTATTGGTAATTCAATCACAAAAGTAG
- the gmd gene encoding GDP-mannose 4,6-dehydratase: protein MKKALITGITGQDGSYLTELLLGKEYEVHGILRPASIFTTERIDHLYNDPKIKDKKLFLHWGDMTDSSNLNRILDKVQPDEIYNLAAQSHVKVSFDIPEYTAEVDAVGTLRFLDAIKELQLKTRFYQASTSELYGKVAEIPQSEKTPFYPRSPYAAAKLYAFWVTVNYREAYDLFACNGILFNHESPRRGKTFVTRKITQAAAKIKAGMLDTVYLGNLDAKRDWGYAPEYVESMWLILQQDKPDDYVVATGETHTVREFCEHAFGELGMTLKWEGKDENEKGFCVETGKTVVKVDEKYYRPTEVEILIGDPAKAKRILGWEPKTKFKELVKIMARADYENITGEKNA, encoded by the coding sequence ATGAAAAAAGCATTAATTACAGGTATTACAGGTCAGGATGGCTCATATTTAACTGAGCTTTTATTGGGTAAAGAATACGAGGTTCACGGTATTCTTAGACCGGCTTCAATTTTTACAACTGAAAGAATTGACCATTTATATAACGACCCAAAGATCAAAGATAAAAAACTGTTCCTGCATTGGGGAGATATGACCGACTCAAGCAATCTGAACAGGATACTCGATAAAGTTCAGCCGGATGAGATCTATAATCTGGCAGCTCAAAGCCATGTAAAAGTATCATTTGATATCCCGGAATATACCGCGGAAGTCGATGCTGTTGGTACACTCAGATTTCTTGATGCTATAAAAGAACTGCAGCTTAAAACCAGGTTTTACCAGGCATCAACAAGCGAGCTTTACGGCAAAGTTGCTGAAATACCGCAAAGTGAAAAAACCCCGTTCTATCCCAGGAGTCCGTATGCTGCAGCAAAATTATACGCGTTTTGGGTAACTGTAAATTACAGGGAGGCATATGATCTTTTTGCATGTAACGGAATTTTGTTTAACCATGAATCACCGCGCCGTGGAAAAACCTTTGTTACCCGTAAGATAACACAGGCAGCAGCAAAAATTAAAGCAGGCATGCTGGATACTGTTTATCTCGGAAATCTTGACGCTAAACGTGACTGGGGTTATGCCCCTGAATACGTTGAATCAATGTGGCTGATACTGCAGCAGGATAAACCAGATGATTATGTTGTTGCAACAGGTGAAACGCATACTGTCCGTGAATTCTGCGAACATGCATTTGGTGAGCTTGGTATGACCCTTAAATGGGAAGGTAAAGATGAAAATGAAAAAGGTTTTTGCGTTGAAACCGGGAAAACAGTTGTAAAAGTTGATGAAAAATATTACAGGCCAACGGAAGTGGAAATATTGATCGGAGATCCTGCAAAAGCTAAACGCATTCTGGGCTGGGAGCCAAAAACAAAGTTTAAGGAACTTGTTAAAATTATGGCTAGAGCTGACTATGAAAATATTACCGGAGAAAAAAATGCTTAA
- a CDS encoding GDP-L-fucose synthase has protein sequence MLKDSRILVAGSKGLVGSAIVRKLEAEGFSNLITFSRSELDLINQAATKQFFEEKKPEYVFLAAAKVGGILANNTYPADFIYDNVMIESNIIHSAYLTGVKKLLFLGSSCIYPKFAEQPIKESSLLTGELEPTNEPYAIAKILGIKMCQSYHRQYGINFISAMPTNLYGINDNFDLNNSHVLPALIRKFHEAKINNLTSVELWGTGSPYREFLYVDELADACYFLMQNYNEPDIVNIGTGKDITIKELADLVRAIVGFDGEIIWDTTKPDGTPRKLLDVSKLNSLGWKSSLSLKEGIENTYKWYLSTV, from the coding sequence ATGCTTAAGGATTCCAGAATATTAGTTGCCGGAAGCAAGGGACTGGTTGGCTCTGCAATTGTCAGAAAACTGGAAGCCGAAGGCTTCAGTAATTTAATTACTTTTTCCAGATCTGAACTTGATCTTATAAACCAGGCTGCAACTAAACAATTTTTTGAAGAAAAGAAACCTGAATACGTGTTTCTGGCTGCCGCTAAAGTTGGTGGAATTTTAGCTAACAATACTTATCCGGCTGATTTTATTTATGATAATGTCATGATAGAATCGAACATAATCCATTCAGCCTATTTAACAGGAGTTAAAAAGCTGCTTTTTTTAGGCAGTTCCTGTATTTATCCGAAATTTGCCGAACAGCCGATAAAAGAATCATCCTTATTAACAGGTGAGCTTGAGCCTACGAATGAGCCATATGCAATTGCCAAGATACTTGGAATAAAAATGTGCCAGTCTTATCACAGACAATATGGTATAAACTTTATTTCTGCAATGCCTACTAATCTGTATGGGATAAATGATAATTTTGACCTGAATAATTCTCATGTACTTCCTGCACTGATCAGGAAGTTTCATGAGGCTAAAATTAATAATTTAACTTCTGTAGAACTTTGGGGAACAGGTTCACCATATCGCGAATTTTTATATGTAGATGAACTTGCTGATGCATGTTATTTCCTTATGCAGAATTATAATGAACCGGATATTGTTAATATTGGTACAGGAAAAGATATTACCATAAAAGAACTTGCTGATCTTGTAAGAGCTATAGTCGGTTTTGACGGAGAGATTATATGGGATACAACAAAACCGGATGGTACTCCAAGGAAACTTCTTGATGTTTCTAAACTGAACTCTCTGGGCTGGAAAAGCAGCCTTTCTCTTAAAGAGGGAATTGAAAATACTTATAAATGGTATCTCAGTACAGTTTAG
- a CDS encoding oligosaccharide flippase family protein, whose protein sequence is MRKIIIKNSLSGIFQLTISSILVFLTVSIFIRTLGSEYYGLFATISLIGNLNMLTNIGLNSTLLIFLAEKGKCRENDHNIIISFSIILTIAILISFTAIYFNQFIILFILNIPIKFYLQIKILFILLVLSNAILFIGQVFSSILDSMQKMYISNFYQLLYNILYNSLIIISLLIWMDFVHIGISIFISALIWFMLMFYSANKFWGKIDYSDIGKTFIPLLKKQTSLGLKVYFSSLVFFFYEPLTKLLLSHFMGYLEVGFFDIALKIRNQIWGLISKASQPLLPLISGSNDKVQIRNLVHDLEQKTFFLVLPVVVIAVFCTKPIISLWIGGEYVNTISITTFFITAIYLLFSSTMIPMYNYLMSKGHAEKTIYIQLTNSVINIIFIFLLYNPLGFYSFVISYSLAIISSFLLMLYYQKIILNSLIFDNLQSLIKLGIVFAINLTISYILQIIILNYVLQIITISLQVFVCTIWLYRILEIFKIQDIKRYFGADNNITKTLIKILLKKNSY, encoded by the coding sequence ATGCGTAAAATCATAATTAAAAATTCTTTATCCGGTATTTTCCAGTTAACAATTTCCTCTATACTTGTTTTTCTCACTGTTTCAATATTCATTAGAACTCTGGGATCTGAATACTACGGACTTTTCGCGACTATATCCTTGATTGGAAACCTGAATATGCTTACTAATATTGGCTTGAACTCAACATTACTTATTTTTTTAGCTGAAAAAGGTAAGTGCAGAGAGAACGATCATAACATTATTATTTCTTTTTCAATAATACTTACTATAGCAATTTTAATTAGTTTTACAGCAATATATTTTAATCAATTTATTATATTATTTATATTAAACATTCCGATTAAATTTTACCTTCAAATAAAAATATTATTTATTCTCTTAGTTCTTTCTAATGCAATTCTTTTTATTGGCCAGGTATTTTCGAGTATTCTTGATTCAATGCAGAAAATGTACATTTCTAACTTTTACCAATTACTTTATAATATTCTTTATAATTCGTTAATTATTATCAGCTTATTGATTTGGATGGATTTTGTTCATATTGGTATAAGTATATTCATATCGGCGTTAATATGGTTTATGTTAATGTTTTATTCTGCTAATAAGTTTTGGGGTAAAATAGATTACTCTGATATTGGCAAAACATTTATTCCTTTACTAAAAAAACAAACATCTTTAGGCTTAAAGGTTTATTTCAGCAGTCTAGTGTTTTTCTTTTATGAACCTTTAACTAAACTACTTTTATCACATTTTATGGGATATTTAGAAGTTGGCTTTTTTGATATTGCTTTAAAAATAAGAAACCAAATTTGGGGTTTAATCAGCAAAGCTTCGCAACCATTATTGCCATTAATTTCAGGATCTAATGATAAAGTACAAATCAGAAATCTGGTTCATGACCTAGAACAAAAAACTTTTTTTTTAGTTTTACCGGTAGTTGTTATTGCTGTATTTTGCACTAAACCAATTATTTCTTTATGGATCGGAGGTGAATATGTAAACACTATATCAATAACAACATTTTTCATAACAGCAATTTACTTATTATTCAGCTCTACAATGATTCCGATGTATAATTATTTAATGTCTAAGGGTCACGCAGAAAAAACAATATATATACAGTTAACTAATTCAGTAATAAATATTATATTTATTTTTTTATTATATAACCCATTAGGCTTTTATTCATTTGTTATATCGTATTCCCTGGCAATAATATCATCATTTTTGTTAATGTTATATTATCAAAAAATAATTTTGAATTCATTAATATTCGATAATTTACAATCTTTGATAAAATTAGGAATAGTATTTGCTATTAATTTAACTATTAGCTACATTTTGCAAATAATTATACTGAATTATGTTCTACAAATAATTACAATATCATTACAAGTGTTTGTTTGTACAATATGGCTGTACAGGATATTGGAGATATTTAAAATTCAGGATATAAAAAGATATTTTGGCGCTGATAATAATATTACAAAAACATTGATAAAAATATTGCTTAAAAAAAATTCTTACTAA
- a CDS encoding glycosyltransferase → MLPKISIITPSFNQGKYIRDTIESVLSQNYSNWEHIIIDGASKDDTVSILKEYDHLKWISEKDEGPADAIIKGFNLADGDIFTWLNSDDYFCNSALMKIVAEINSGYNMVVGNMIVVSDKKEYLYENKNNDIYNFEYLVKVNSDIIKQPSTFFTKKLYFETGGIDKSLKIVFDYDLFLKMLKITKPSFLDIPLAYQRIYDDTLTLRSLRKQSKEIFKVSRQNGAGILDPIMKSILKKYIFPDSYGKSPGIIYKSLKTVSEFFR, encoded by the coding sequence TTGTTACCTAAAATCTCCATAATTACTCCATCGTTTAATCAAGGAAAATATATCCGTGATACGATTGAATCTGTACTTAGCCAGAATTATTCAAATTGGGAACATATAATAATTGATGGTGCTTCAAAGGATGATACAGTATCAATTCTTAAAGAATATGATCACTTAAAATGGATAAGTGAAAAAGATGAGGGTCCGGCAGATGCTATTATCAAAGGTTTTAATCTTGCGGATGGGGATATATTTACATGGTTAAATTCTGATGATTATTTCTGTAACTCAGCTCTTATGAAAATAGTTGCTGAAATTAATTCCGGATACAACATGGTAGTAGGAAATATGATAGTCGTATCTGATAAAAAAGAATATCTATATGAGAATAAAAATAATGATATATATAATTTTGAGTATCTCGTAAAAGTAAATTCCGATATTATAAAACAACCATCAACCTTTTTTACGAAAAAGTTGTATTTTGAAACCGGTGGTATAGATAAGTCACTTAAAATAGTATTTGATTATGATTTATTTTTGAAAATGCTTAAGATCACTAAACCTTCATTTTTAGATATTCCTCTTGCATATCAAAGAATTTATGATGATACCCTTACTTTACGCAGCCTTAGAAAGCAATCAAAAGAAATTTTTAAAGTTTCTCGCCAAAATGGTGCTGGAATACTAGATCCAATTATGAAAAGTATTTTAAAAAAATATATTTTTCCTGATTCTTATGGTAAATCACCTGGAATTATATACAAATCTTTAAAAACTGTTTCTGAATTTTTTAGATGA